Part of the Leptolyngbya sp. BL0902 genome, CCAGCACAAAGGCCAGCAGTTGGGAATTGACGTTGTTGTATTCGTACACCTGACCAGGGGGCTGAACCTGGGGAATCGACAAAGCCAAACGGCGCAGGTTCGATCCGCCGTAGAGCTTCACCAGATCAGACTCTAGGGAATCGGTGCGGTCGTCATTCCGCAAACCGGACTTCATGTAGAGCAAGTCTTCCAGGGTGATGTCCCCACGGGGATCGTTGGCCCATTCCGGCAGGTAGTCGCCCACGCGATCTGTCAGGGCGTTGATGTGCCCCTCTGCCAAGGCCACGCCAATCAGCAAGCCCAGCAGGTTTTTGGTCATTGACATGCCGTTGACCGGGCTTTCTGGCCCCTGCCCCTGCCAGTAGCGCTCAAAAACCAGGCGATCCCGATGCAGCACCAGCAGCGCCACGGAATTTTGGGCCTCCGCAAAGGCGGCAACCTCTTCGAGTACCGCTGGGGAAAGTTCTCCTGGCGCGTCCGTCGGCGTGGACACCGTCCAGGGTGGTGGCGTGGGGTTTCCTGGTACCAGATAGCGAGGCCGATACCAGTCCACTGAGGTAATGGGGCGATCTGGATAGCTCAGGGATCGCGTCCACAGTCGCCAATCGACCCGACTGGCCAGGATGCCTAGGAGAACCATGCCAACCCCTGCCACCGCTTTCAGCCCAAGATGCTGCATAGAACACAGTCTTTTAACGAATAACTGACTAAGGTAATGACGATTTGGCGATGCCAATCACCTCGGTTGCTTGGCGATGGCAATCCCTGTCGATGAAGACCGAACAACTTGTATGCTCTACCCTGTAGGCCGACCTACAGTGATACTCTAATAAAAAGATAAGGGCGTTAGGATTGGCCGGGGGTTCCCTTGGTTAGGCCGCGCTTGATGCGGCAGGTTGTGCTCCGTGCGCCTGTTGCCACTAGTAGGGTTAAGAGAGTCGCAAGTTAACTATGTACAATCCAAGTGTGAGCGGCGGCAACGCCAGCAGCCTCGCTGGTAGCCGTTTATTTTTATACGAGGTGCAGGGTCTGCGCCAAAATGCAGAAACCGACAAGATGACCACCTCCATTCGCAAGAGTGGCAGCGTTTTCATCACGGTGCCCTACAACCGTATGAACCAAGAAATGCAGCGGATCACCCGCATGGGCGGTAAAATTGTCAGCATCCGCCCCATGGAAGCCGTGGGAGCCATCGCCAACGCCACCCCGACGGTGATTGAGTCAGCGCCTGTGACCCCTGAACCCACAGCGAAGCCCATGACTCAAGCCACCCCCAAGGCCAAAAAGGCCGATGTTCCCGTCAACATCTACAAGCCCAATTCTCCCTACGTCGGTAAGGTACTGTCCAACGAGCCCCTCGTTGGCGAAGGTGGTCTCGGCCTAGTTCAACACATCACCTTTGACCTGTCCGAGGGCGACCTGCACTACGTCGAAGGCCAAAGCATTGGCATCATCCCCGAAGGCACCGACGCCAACGGCAAGCCCCACAAGCTGCGCCTCTACTCCATCGCCTCCACCCGCCACGGCGACCACATGGACGACAAAACCGTCTCCCTGTGCGTGCGCCAGCTAGAGTACAAGAGCCCCGAATCCGGCGAAACCGTCTACGGCGTGTGCTCCACCTACCTGTGCAACATCGAGCCCGGTGCCGATGTGAAAATCACGGGGCCAGTGGGCAAAGAAATGCTGCTGCCCGATGATCCCGACGCCACCATCATCATGCTGGCCACCGGGACGGGGATCGCGCCCTTCCGCGCCTACCTGTGGCGCATGTTCAAGGAAGCTGAGCGCAAGGCCAACTCCGACTACCAGTTCAAGGGGCTGGCTTGGCTGATCTTTGGAGTACCCTACACCCCCAACATTCTCTACAAAGAAGAGTTGGAAGCCATCCAAAACGAATACCCCGACAACTTCCGCCTCACCTACGCCATCAGCCGCGAACAGCAAAATGCCGAGGGTGGCCGGATGTACATCCAGCACCGGGTGGCCGAACACGCCGCTGAACTATGGCAACTGATGCAGAAGCCCAACACCCACACCTATATGTGCGGTCTCAAGGGTATGGAAGACGGCATCGATGAAGGCATGTCCGCCGAAGCCAGCAAGCACGGCGTGGACTGGACAGAGTTCCGCAAGCAGATGAAGAAAGAACACCGCTGGCACGTCGAAACCTACTAGGGTTTGCAGACACCCTCACCCCCAACCCCTCTCCCAGGAGGGCGAGGGGAGCCAGAAAGCTTTCAAAGTCCCTCTCCCAGCTTGGGAGAGGGATTTAGGGTGAGGGCAAACTTGCCAGCAAGACAACTTATTTTTGATTTGAGTGTCATAGGAAGGGGGAAACGCCTTCCTTTTTTATTGGCTCCCGTCTCCCTTTACAATTAGACCCAGAGCGCGTCGTTAGGGGTATAGAACTTTGGGTATCAACGTTGGGCTGCTGGGGTTGGGCACGGTGGGATCGGGCACCGCCAAGATTCTGCTGGATACAGAGGGCCGTCATCCGCTGCTGCGCCAGATTACCCTTGCCAAGGTGGGGGTGCGCAGCCTTGATAAGCCCCGTAGCGTTGAGATTCCCGCTGATTGCCTAACGACTGACCTAGAGAGCATCGTTACCGATCCCGCTGTGGATGTGGTGGTGGAACTGTTGGGTGGCCTAGAGCCCGCCCGCACCCTAATTTTGCAGGCCATCGCCCACGGTAAACACATTGTTACCGCCAATAAAGCGGTGATTGCCCGCTACGGCCATGAAATTTTTACGGCGGCGAACGAAGCCGGGGTCTACGTCCTGCTGGAAGCGGCGGTGGGGGGCGGCATTCCCGTCATTCAACCCCTGAAGCAAGCCCTGGGGGTAAACCGGATCCAGGCCGTCACCGGGATCATCAACGGCACCACCAACTATATCCTCACCCGAATGCAGCGGGAGGGCGGCGACTTTGAGCCGATTCTGGCCGATGCCCAGCGGTTGGGCTATGCCGAGGCCGATCCCTCCGCCGATGTGGACGGGCTAGATGCCGCCGACAAAATCGCCATCTTGGCCTCCCTCGCCTTTGGGGGCCGGATCAAGCTCTCTGAGGTCTACAGCGAGGGCATCCGCCAGGTTTCCGCCGCCGATATTACCTACGCCAAGGGCCTGGGGTTCGTCATCAAGCTGCTGGCCATCGCCCGCCGCCACATCCGATCCCCCGGCGAAGACAGCGTTGAAGAACTGGAACTGCGAGTCCACCCCACCCTGGTGCCAGAATCTCACCCATTGGCCTCCGTCAACGATGTGTACAACGCCATTTTGGTGGAAGGCGACCCCATCGGCCAGGTGATGTTCTTTGGGCCGGGGGCTGGGGAAGGGCCAACCGCCAGCGCCGTGGTGTCCGACATTGTGAACATTGCCGCCACCTTGGTTTCGGGCCAGGGCCGCGAGGTGACGCCGAAAACCGCCAACCCCCTGCTGGCCTGTAGCCACCAGCACTACTGCAAAGTCAGCCCCATGGCCGACATCGTCAGTCGGTTCTATGTGCGGCTGCTGGCCAAGGACGAACCGGGGGTGATTGGTCGGCTGGGCCTGTGCTTTGGGGATCATGCCGTCAGCCTAGAATCCATTGTGCAAACGGGCATCCACGACGACGGGGCCGAAATCGTCATCGTCAGCCACGAAGTGACCGAATCTAACTTCCAAACCGCCCTCGACGAAATTCGCGCCTTCCCCGAAATTGCCAGCGTCGCCAGCGTCATCCGCGTCCTGTAGCTTTGGGGATCACCACTTTCCCCAGAACACTTCCCAAAGATCAAAAGATTATTCGTTTTCCCAGTTCATTACCCAAACCTCATTTCCCTCGTCCATCCCATCTCTGACTAGCTCTCTATCCTGTTTGCCATTCACCGCCATGACTGCCATTCCCGACAGCCTCGAAACCGCCATTGCCCAAGCCCGTGAGGCCACCCGTGCCGCCCTCCAGGCCGGAGTGCCCCGCATGACCGTAGAACTGGTCTATACCGAACTGAAGGGAATGCCCGTGGCGGAGCAGTTCTACCCGGTGCTGCAAGAGATGGGGCTGGCCTTCAAAATGTACTTCCCGGACGCGGGGGCGGCGGCCTTGGCGCGGCGAGACTGGGGCGAACCGGAGTTTTCGGTGCGGGGCATTGGCGAAATTAAGGGCCAGATGGAGCCGGACGACCAAGCCTATATTTTTGTAGAGCCGTCCTCGGTGGAAGTGACCCAGGTGGAGGAGATGTGCAACCAAGCCGGGGACAAGTTTGTGATTATGCTAAACCCCAAGCTGGAGGACGTGGCCACCATCGGCATCGGCTATGCGGGGCGGCAACTGCGGGAGCGATTCCTCAGCACCCTGGAAGCCGCCTATTACCTGCGGCCCATGGCGGGGGCGGTGCTGCTGCGGGCCTACCCTGGGCCTTGGCAGGTGTGGCAAGAAACCAACGAGGACAACTACACCCTGGTGGCGGAACTGCCCCAAAAGCCCTCCGGCGAAGCCTTGGATCGGATCCTGCTAGGGGAACCCTCCACCGACAGCAGCGCCGCCCCCAGTGCAGATGCTTCCCCACGGCCTAAACGGGGAGGATTCCTGTCGGATCTGCAAAACTTCCTCAAGGCGCTGAGCCAGTAGCCATTCCCAGGGGTTTCGCATCCCTGCGGTGATCGATAACGTGACGGATAAAGCGTCTATGGTGGGAGGCTAGGAGGTTGGACTTTGGGCATCAGCGGCGCAATGTAGCCCACGGCACTGTTCCGCTATGCTAAAACCAAAAAAATGCTAAATGTCCGGGTTTACCGACAAATGCCCTTGGACAGTTTAAAACTGTAGAGCAAGCCTCCTAAACTGTGGATACCCACAAGGTGTCCCCTAGCTCGGTGTCCCTTAGCACAGCGCCCCAACCGCACTGCTACCCTAGGGACATCAGAGCTACGGAAACTAGGGCTTAGGAAGGTTGATATCTTTGGGCTGTCAGCCATCACGAACCTTCATCACTGGCGAGTAACTGAATCTATGCGAATTCTTAAAACCCAGACCCTACGAGGGCCGAACTACTGGAGCATCCGCCACCCCAACCTGATCTTGATGCGGTTGGATTTGGAGGATCTCGCGGATCGCCCCTCCGACCAAATCCCTGGGTTTTACGAAGCGCTGTCGGCCACCCTGCCCAGTTTGATCGAGCATTTTTGTTCCCCAGGGCATCGCGGCGGGTTCCTCAGCCGAGTGCGCCAGGGCACCTACATGGGCCACATCGTCGAGCACGTCGCCCTAGAACTTCAGACCCTAGCGGGGATGCCCACGGGCTTTGGCCGCACCCGTGGCACCGTGGAACCGGGGGTGTACCAAGTGGTGTTTGAGTACCAAAATGAGCAGGCCGGACGCTATGCCGCCAGGGCCGCCGTGCGCCTGTGCAACAGCCTGGTGGAAACGGGCCACTACGCCAAGGACGAGCTAGAGCAGGACATTGCCGACCTGACGGAGTTCCGCCTAGATGCCGCCCTTGGCCCCAGCACCGAAGCCATTGTCCGCGCCGCCGAAACCAAGGATATCCCCTGGCTGCAACTGCCCACCCGCGCCATGATCCAGCTCGGCTATGGCCGCTACCAGCAGCGCATCCAGGCCACCCTCAGCAGCAAAACCAGCATTTTGGCGGTGGAGTTGGCCTCGGACAAGGAAGGCACCAAACAAATTCTGCGGGATGCCGGAATTCCCGTCCCCCGTGGCACCGTAATTTACTACCAGGACGAACTGGAGGAAGCCATCAACGACGTGGGCGGTTTCCCCATTGTGGTGAAACCTCTGGACGGCAACCACGGACGCGGCATCACCATCGACATCAACAGCCACGAAGCCGCCGAGGAAGCCTACGAAGCGGCCCGGGAGGTCTCCAGCGGCGTCATCATCGAACGCTTCTACAAAGGCCGGGATCACCGGGTGCTGATGGTGAACGGTCGCCTGGTGGCGGTGGCGGAACGGGTGCCTGCCCATGTGGTCGGCGATGGCCAGTCCACCATCGAGCAACTGATTGAGATCACCAACCAAGACCCCCGCCGGGGCGACGGCCACGACAATATCCTCACCCGCATCACCGTAGACCGTACCACCTGGCAACTGCTGGATCGCAAGGGTTACACCCTCGACACCGTGCTGCCCAAGGGCGAAATCTGCTACCTGCGCTCCACCGCCAACCTCAGTACCGGGGGTATTGCCATCGACCGCACCGACGAAATCCACCCCGATAACGTGTGGATTGCCCAGCGCATCGCCAAAACCATCGGCCTCGACATCGCTGGAATCGACGTGGTGACGACGGACATTTCTAAGCCCCTGCGCGAGATGGATGGCGTCATCGTGGAAGTGAACGCCGCTCCGGGGTTGCGGATGCACATCTGCCCCAGCGAAGGCATCGCCCGCAACGTGGCGGAACCGATTTTGGAAATGCTCTTCCCCCCCGGCACGCCCACGCGGGTGCCCATCGTCTCCATCACCGGAACCAACGGCAAAACCACCACCACCCGCCTAATTGCCCACATCTTTAAGCAAACGGGCCAAGTGGTGGGCTACACCACCACCGACGGCATCTACATCGGCGAAAACCTGGTGGAATCCGGGGATACCACTGGCCCCCAAAGCGCCCAGGTGATTTTGCAGGATCCCACCGTGGAAGTCGCGATTCTGGAAACGGCGCGGGGCGGAATGCTGCGCTCTGGCCTCGCCTTCAAAGCCTGTGACGTGGGCGTGGTGCTGAATGTCGCCGCCGACCACCTGGGCATTGGCGACATCGAAACCGTGGAAGACCTGGCCCAC contains:
- a CDS encoding serine hydrolase domain-containing protein gives rise to the protein MQHLGLKAVAGVGMVLLGILASRVDWRLWTRSLSYPDRPITSVDWYRPRYLVPGNPTPPPWTVSTPTDAPGELSPAVLEEVAAFAEAQNSVALLVLHRDRLVFERYWQGQGPESPVNGMSMTKNLLGLLIGVALAEGHINALTDRVGDYLPEWANDPRGDITLEDLLYMKSGLRNDDRTDSLESDLVKLYGGSNLRRLALSIPQVQPPGQVYEYNNVNSQLLAFVLESATGEPWGDYLSSRLWQPLGAEDTFLWMDRPGGSAKAFCCFFATAPDWLRVGHMLLRQGQVGNNPVIPADWITTMRQESPLEPTYGMHLWIKARTPDYPNVNSASSAPFLDPDAFYLDGRHHQKVYVLPTYDMVIVRLGEEPPTWDDAVIPNTLIRAHLAAREAGKP
- the petH gene encoding ferredoxin--NADP reductase — encoded protein: MYNPSVSGGNASSLAGSRLFLYEVQGLRQNAETDKMTTSIRKSGSVFITVPYNRMNQEMQRITRMGGKIVSIRPMEAVGAIANATPTVIESAPVTPEPTAKPMTQATPKAKKADVPVNIYKPNSPYVGKVLSNEPLVGEGGLGLVQHITFDLSEGDLHYVEGQSIGIIPEGTDANGKPHKLRLYSIASTRHGDHMDDKTVSLCVRQLEYKSPESGETVYGVCSTYLCNIEPGADVKITGPVGKEMLLPDDPDATIIMLATGTGIAPFRAYLWRMFKEAERKANSDYQFKGLAWLIFGVPYTPNILYKEELEAIQNEYPDNFRLTYAISREQQNAEGGRMYIQHRVAEHAAELWQLMQKPNTHTYMCGLKGMEDGIDEGMSAEASKHGVDWTEFRKQMKKEHRWHVETY
- a CDS encoding homoserine dehydrogenase, producing MGINVGLLGLGTVGSGTAKILLDTEGRHPLLRQITLAKVGVRSLDKPRSVEIPADCLTTDLESIVTDPAVDVVVELLGGLEPARTLILQAIAHGKHIVTANKAVIARYGHEIFTAANEAGVYVLLEAAVGGGIPVIQPLKQALGVNRIQAVTGIINGTTNYILTRMQREGGDFEPILADAQRLGYAEADPSADVDGLDAADKIAILASLAFGGRIKLSEVYSEGIRQVSAADITYAKGLGFVIKLLAIARRHIRSPGEDSVEELELRVHPTLVPESHPLASVNDVYNAILVEGDPIGQVMFFGPGAGEGPTASAVVSDIVNIAATLVSGQGREVTPKTANPLLACSHQHYCKVSPMADIVSRFYVRLLAKDEPGVIGRLGLCFGDHAVSLESIVQTGIHDDGAEIVIVSHEVTESNFQTALDEIRAFPEIASVASVIRVL
- a CDS encoding DUF1995 family protein — protein: MTAIPDSLETAIAQAREATRAALQAGVPRMTVELVYTELKGMPVAEQFYPVLQEMGLAFKMYFPDAGAAALARRDWGEPEFSVRGIGEIKGQMEPDDQAYIFVEPSSVEVTQVEEMCNQAGDKFVIMLNPKLEDVATIGIGYAGRQLRERFLSTLEAAYYLRPMAGAVLLRAYPGPWQVWQETNEDNYTLVAELPQKPSGEALDRILLGEPSTDSSAAPSADASPRPKRGGFLSDLQNFLKALSQ
- the cphA gene encoding cyanophycin synthetase → MRILKTQTLRGPNYWSIRHPNLILMRLDLEDLADRPSDQIPGFYEALSATLPSLIEHFCSPGHRGGFLSRVRQGTYMGHIVEHVALELQTLAGMPTGFGRTRGTVEPGVYQVVFEYQNEQAGRYAARAAVRLCNSLVETGHYAKDELEQDIADLTEFRLDAALGPSTEAIVRAAETKDIPWLQLPTRAMIQLGYGRYQQRIQATLSSKTSILAVELASDKEGTKQILRDAGIPVPRGTVIYYQDELEEAINDVGGFPIVVKPLDGNHGRGITIDINSHEAAEEAYEAAREVSSGVIIERFYKGRDHRVLMVNGRLVAVAERVPAHVVGDGQSTIEQLIEITNQDPRRGDGHDNILTRITVDRTTWQLLDRKGYTLDTVLPKGEICYLRSTANLSTGGIAIDRTDEIHPDNVWIAQRIAKTIGLDIAGIDVVTTDISKPLREMDGVIVEVNAAPGLRMHICPSEGIARNVAEPILEMLFPPGTPTRVPIVSITGTNGKTTTTRLIAHIFKQTGQVVGYTTTDGIYIGENLVESGDTTGPQSAQVILQDPTVEVAILETARGGMLRSGLAFKACDVGVVLNVAADHLGIGDIETVEDLAHLKSIVAETTRPSGYAVLNADDPLVAAMAQRVKGQVAYFSMDPHNELLRKHTQQGGLAAIYEHGYLSILKGDWLLRIEQAEKVPLTMGGLAPFQIANALAASLAAFAQGVSIEHIRQALHTFQSGAQQTPGRMNLFNLGRFHALVDYAHNPASYEALGGFVKNWPGRCIGVVGGPGDRRDEDFIALGKLAGQIFDEVIVKEDDDTRGRPRGDAAKWIVHGLEEVPTAASYRTILNETEAVNTALDAAPDDSLVVILPESVSRAIGLIQARNPLPQGNVAPSTVETSEPVVPTSDQYAEAHS